The Arvicola amphibius chromosome 6, mArvAmp1.2, whole genome shotgun sequence DNA window TAAATCCTATTTAGCACACTAACGTTTGAAAGGCACCCATGTGTGAAGAACTGAAGTCACTGAACAGGAGAGAATGGCAGGAAATCTTTCCTCTTATTATCAGGAGAAGTGTTACACAGTAAATCTCACACCTCATCTATGTGTCTAAAGAGAAGACCTAGTTCACCTTATACTTTGAATTCTTCtaatactttattaatttttcaaaattcccacttcctcctctccccccatttCACTCGCAATTCCTTCTCCCCCACATCGtacagtcctaagagagggcagggtaccctgccctgtgggaagtccaaggtcctccccactccatccaggcctaggaaggtgtgcatctaaacagactaggatccccaaaaaccagtacatgcagtagaatcaaatcccagtgccattatcattggcttctcagacagcccccattgtcagccacattcagagagtctggtttgatcacatgctccttcaatctcagtccagttggccttggtgagctccccttagatcagtcacactgtctcagtgggcagACAAACTCCTTGTGGTCCcaacttccttgttcatcttctccctctttctgctcttcaactggactttgggagctcagtccagtgctccaacgtgggtctctgtctctatctccattcatcactGGACAAAGGTTTTATTgtgatattcaaaatattcatcagaacggctatgggacaaggccagttcaggcaccctctcctctactgctcaaggacctagctggggacatcctctTGGACatctggaaacccctctagagccaactgtcttgtcaaccctaaaatggctgccttaattaagatatattcttccctgttcccatatccacactttgatttttttttttttgctgttggcTAATGGTTTCTCCTCTTTATTTAATGTCCAAATGTAGAGACCAGTTAATAAATGCTGTTATTAAGAAGCCATGttaactctattatttttttatgtagaaTAACTTTCCAAGCTCTCTTAGGCTTATGTGGATGCAATCGCCCCACGTTGGGCACTGTTTGATGTCAGATGtttttctgtcccgcctggtccctgcattcattaggtcccaaagatatcacacagaggtctacattatttataaactgattggcccattagctcaggctttttaactcttgtaacttatattagcctattattcttatctatgttagccacatggcttcttCGGAGGGGTagacacatcttgcttcttctgtgaatgggacaggactgcagaaagagctttcctttttccagaattctcctgttctccttgatctgcctctacttcctgtctggttgtcctgcctatacttcctgcttggctactgaccaatcagcatttatttaatatataattgacagaatacagaccactgtcccacaccaTTTCTCTCCTCATTTACCTTTTCATTCctcctttaagaatttttttcacAGCTATAAAGGCTATTTCTAAGTCGTTGTCATGTGTTTCAGCTATGTTACACTTATTAGAGCCTACTGTAGCAGGGTTTCTAGGCTCCAGTCAATGCCAATATGAAGGTAATTAATGAATGAAGGAGAATCTCTGCCCAATTCAATGCAGCGAAGGAGCACATGGTGCCATTGCACAGCAGAGTGGGGCCAAGAACTGAAACTGGGGTCAAACATTGGGGCAACAtttgtcagggtccagcctcaatGGGGTTCACATGTTCCAGagtaggggcatgtggattagaaatattcaaaggaacagagatacagaCTCACAGAAAATAGTTGGAAGGtcaattcagtgaatactgaatttgcctgcgtttattttccatatgcttatataacTCAATCCAAAGATGGGGGAAGAAGTCAAAAAATTGCTTCAACATgatacacagaagaaacaaagcaatTATGTGTCTTAGCACCTGAAGCATCAAGAAACGGTTttctgagttaagtattctgttgtttaggcaggacatgcagcaaccacaccttagaccaagcatcctgAAGACAGTCACTCCTTGGGCCAAACATCCTGTCATCTCTTTGAAGGAGCATAATATATCTGACCTCTcagacctttggtcaaggtggaacatATTCCCCTCTGTGGGTCATCTTAATACccaaagaaccaagtaaccacaccctaggtcaagatatTTTATTAGTATACAAACCTCAAGCCAAACTTCTTGTCAATAGccatgaaggagaaagaataggcatGACCTCTCTGATTTCCAGTCAAAGTGGAATGAAACCACTTCTGTGAACTCCCATATTTGTGTTAGCTAAAACTGTCAAATCCAAATATTTCATAGATTCCTTCAGAGCAGGGTTTCTGGTGGATAAACAGAATCCCTAAAGCAAAACACAGCAATGAACAGTACATCCCATCAAGGAGAACCTACCCACTCTTTCTTCCAGACACCAGCACAACACTCAGTCCCACTTCAAGGTGAATTGCATGTTTgacaacaaaaaagtaactgcacaaaaatatataaaactagaaatcatacttggattttaatttttaaatgattttatttccacaatcattgaaattaaaaataaagttactgCAGTAATCATAAACACTCATTAGTTAGAGGCAGTTACAAAACTTGTAATTTCAAATACTTGAAAGCTCCCGGAATTCATACTGTAGTGTGGATCTTGAGAGACTCAGCAGTTTAACACACTAAGCAAAGACTGGTCTTTGAAGTGGATATAACCTCTCTGGAAATGCAGTCTCCTGATAACTGCTTCCACGTGGGCATCAGGCTGCTCACACAAGAGGGTAGTGGGCATATGAAGCAATTCCACAGTGGTTGTTCCTGTCCTTGGCAATTTTCATGTAGCCTTTCATGCCCCATTTTTTTCCCCAGCTGaaagaaatcatattttctaTTTAGTAGAAATATTATCACATGCTGGATTTATTACAATAGGCAAGAGGCCAACCTAACAAAATGATCAGGAAAGGCAGAGGGTCTATTCCTGAGTACCAGGAGGTGCCTCACACAGGAATGTGAAAACCACAGCAGGATGCCTTTCTAACGTTACATGTTTCATAACTATCAAATGTATCATATTTTAGAAAATCGATGTCACATACATGACATTGGTACCCTTGAAACTAGTGAAGTGTTGGGAATTCTATGATAACATATTGTTAGTAAGTTCTTAGGTCTATATGAGATCTGAGAAAGTTAAAGAGCTAAAATCAGTTTCAAGAGCCCCTGCAAGGCCAGATGACGTTATAGTGTGCCAGTAACCCACATTCTTTGGACATAGACACAGAACATACCAAGAACAAGCTGGCTAGGCAGAGTAAATAGTGAACTATTAGATCAGCAAGAAGCACTCAATGTAGAAAATATATAATGACTGAGAAACAATTGATGCCAACATCATATTTCTACACATGTTCAATTGCACACGGGAAAACAAGAACAGATTTTGTTCtacttaaatgaaagaaaattttctaaGCTGTATATCAAAATACTAACAGCAATTTACAGTCTCTTCATGAATCTCCTGAAAGAGATCCAGTGCAGTTAACCGCTGAACTCCAGCCCCTGGAACTTCAAATACAGATTTTCATGGCAATTTATACCTGTTCTTGATCAGCCAGTAGTTATTACCATCCGTTTCATTTCCCTCAAATCCATAGCCAACCACCAGAACTCCATGATTCCCTTTACGGGTGCAGTTTGGCTCATGATAAATGCCTGGGAAATAACAGAAGCTGATGTGAAACGCACAGGACACCTGAGAGTGACTACAGCCACCAACAGTAGAACTATTTCAACAATCTCTGAAATGATATAAACTACAATTAGACTTCAGCTAAATATAAACTACAATCATACTTGAATTCAATATAAACTACAGTCAGACTTGAGCTAGATGAATTGTTCGCAAGAatgctaatacacacacacacacacacatacacacactcacacagacacacagtttctcagaaaactgaagaaaTCCAAAGTACTGAGTTTTACTGATAGATATTGTCTGCATGCATATGAATTGATTCCTTAGAACTTTGTAGTTTTTCTAATAGTCTCATGCCAAGTTAAACCTAGAAggcataaattatttaattaaaatgctgtGTTATAATTTGATTTCAAATAATCAGTTTCTATAAAGAACTAAAACATCCATGAAATGAAGAAGAGTTGAAAATCAGCCAaccaataaattttattaaataggaTACATTAGCTTTCATATGAGGGTGTGTATCAGGAGAAATTCTGTACTCAGGACTATTAGAAATGAGTAAAGTCCAGAAACTTAACCATTCACATCATACTTTTTACTTAACAGCCAGTCTGAGAACTTGTCATAAAACAGAGAtatcacaatttttttcttcattagaaGGAAATATGCTAACCTTCATTGTAGAATGAAAAAGACTTATGCACATGCATTGCAGTAGCAATGGGCCCTTTAGTTGCTACAGCATCCATTAGGACATCCTCATCTTTTGGGAGGGCCACATATTCTCTGATTTTAGCAGCTACATTCTGAGGATTGTATCTGCATGGTCCTCCCTTTAAAAGGTGAAGAGATAAAAGACTCAGTTTCTTCCATTCATACCTGAAAGCAAGAGTCAATTCCAAAACACTTGACAATTTGCATCTGAGCACACAAACGTCTGGGCTATTGTAAATCATGCCAGGAAGTGAGATGGTACTGTAAGATCTAGAACTGAAAATAATTTCTCTTGTCTTCAATGCCAACCAATAGTTCCCTCTATCCATAAGAAAATTTACTGCTACAGAGATGTGTATTATATGTTTAATAGTTTCTATCTTCTCGATGTACATGGAAGACAGTCATACCAAAATCATCACACCAAAACTTTATGCAAAGTATGATACTCAATGGCTGTGATGATGCTGTACAGAGAGATTCTACCATCCAATCTGAGTGCTGAAGATAGTGTATCATATCTACAGTTGTTCCTTGCTACAGGTTGAGCTGAAATGACAACAAGAGGTCTACTTACTTTTCCTTTATATGGATAAGTCGCCTCAGCCTCCACACCACCGTTGTGCAAAACATACCGAAAGGCAGCGTATATGTGACCCCATGCACAGCCATTATTGCCATGAGGTTTAGAACAGTCCACTAGGTTCTGGACACTCAGAGGAATGAGTTTGCCTGTCTTTTTGTACATTTGTCCTTCTATGGCACCAGTTGCAGCAAAAGCCCAACAAGAACCACAATTGccctaaaatgaagaaaatatggtcTTTCACAAACAAATGCTAACTCAGGTAACAACATAGACCGGTGAATAATTTGTGAAAATGAGGAACTGGCAGTTGATAGATGCCTAGAAAGGAGTTGTCAGTCCCCCAGAGGACTTGGGTGCTCGTAGTGTACACATGCTCCTGTGTGTCCCCCCTCACATTTGTGAAAGACTTCTTGCTTGTTTCAGTTATTAATGACAATAGAAGGGACATGAACTCTACAATGAGATGTGGTGGAAGTTAATATCTGGAGAAGGTGTTTGCTAAAGTGTCAAGATCAATATATATTGGAAAATGTATGAAGATTTCTAAGAagcaaatatattatttaaaaaatgagctgCAAATCTCATTCaataagaaaacagagacacTAAGTTCTTTCCTCTTCAATATGGTTTAAGAAGAAGGGCAGGTGGCACTGTCAAACCTGGTGCCGCACAGGAGTCACATAGCCTTCTTTTCGCCAGTCCACAAATTTGGGTAAACCACTAAGAGATCGTTTCCAGATGCCTTTCCCCCTCTCCTGAGTTTGCATTGGGAAAGCAACCACCATTTTCTTGAATTCTTCATCGGTCTTCAAGAAAGCATACATAAatgattataaaagaaaagactcCATGTAAAACACACAAGAGAGCACAGTGTGAAGTAATCCATGTCACACTCACCATGTCACCAAAGGCGTTCATTTTCATGGTGTAGCCATTCTTCCCCAGGCCATTCTCCCCATTGTGAAGTTTAATCATGTTCATGTTCTTTTCCCATACTGTTCTCCTCAGTGGTTCTTCCTCCTGGATGAGAACAAAAATGGGTgacatttttttataattaaactcCTGTACAAGCTGATGTTGTGGATTTGCTGTCCAGGTGATTAGAGGCTCAGGAGAGCTAGTTTGGGACACAATAGTCACACGTTCTCCTCATATTGACTAAAGGGAATCTGGCTACCTTTTGTTCACAATGGTCATGATTAAGCAACCTCagtggtggtagtagtggtgggGCATCTATGACCTCTACTATGCCTAGACACTTGCACTCTGGAACCCTTCTAGACAGTTTCCAGGATACCAACCAGGCTGTATGATTTTTCATAGAGTATCTTCCACTCTTCCCATTCAGCATCCAAACTGGGATCATGTGCCGAAACACGTGACCTAACTCCTAAGCACAGGATGACCAGGAAGATAGTGGGAGTCATATCTGAAGAACCTGGATTtgggagagaaatgaagacataATTACAGCAATGCTTTTATGTCTTCTCATTATTTCGTAAGAAATTAATCCATATGTGGTCAATAAAAGTTGTTGAATTATTgtcccaaatattttttaaaagattgtagAAAAGGCCGAAGATGTGTTTGAACTGAGTCATCCACTTGTATTTATTAGATCCCATATAAAATGACGAGCCTGTCCCCAGAATTCTAGCAGTGAAAACTTTTGGTGAACTGCATCTCACTATTTCAGAAATGTCTCCATCCTCTgtgaaagacagaagcaaaagacaacCATTTTCTTAGGATATCACTTACTCATTTTTTATACCAAGCAAAACTTCTATCACATTGTATTGGATTCTATTTTCAAAATGAGGTCAACAGTTGGAACTACATGATAACATAAGCATTTTTAATATACAGAGAGTGGTAGCCTTGACTTTAACCCTTCCTTCTTGAATGAAACTTTGTGAAATATCTTCTATAAGAATGTTGGAAGGGTCATTTATTATTACTTGTGTTCTGCTGTTGGCAATATGCAATCAAACTCCCAACTCACTCCCTATATGAGAATAGCGTCACATTAAAAACCAACAGGAGGCCTGAACCATGGGAGTAGGTGAAGTACCTAGTTGATAGTACCAAGTTGATAGTGGGATTATCAGTTTCTGAATTTGCAGGATCTCCAAAGCAACACTGCCCAAAAGACTTGATAGGAACATATCATCTGCTACTACATATGTCCATATGAACTGAAAAGAGATCCATTCTGGGGTTATGTGCAAGAGATGATCTCTTCTGGAGCAGCAGGTGCCAGTGATGTTTACTGGCGTAAATCTCTGTGGTCAGACCCAAACTTTTATGTAATGAGACCCTCCCTATACAAACAGACCCATAAGGCATGTAGTGTCTTCTTTACCTTTCCTACCCATTTCATTACACACACCAGGGTTGCTAAGGATTATACTATTGTCTTTGGCATTTACTTGACTTTCCCAGGAGTctcccaaccccaaccccacaAGTACCTGACATTCTGCCTTGGAAAGTCATGGTCTTACCTCTCTGTGGTGATGGCTACTGCCTTAGTCCACTCCAAGGTCTCAACTCTTCAGAGGTAGTTGAGGTTCCAGAGTCTGACACAGCAGTAACGTACTGAGGCTATAAATCTcaaatatctatccatctgaaccCATCCCTCTGTCATGCTCTCCCTTTGATTGGCTGTGTTACTGACATGAATAAGTCGTCAAGCACTAGTACTTCAGGCTCTTTCTGAGAGATAACCTCTGACTTTCCCCCTGGCATGGCTGTGGGATACCTCTCTGGACATAGGAATATGACTTTATGAACCTTGTCAACGCAAGTTGGATAGCAGTCCTGTAGGCTTTGGATCAGAGTATACTCAGCTGCTTGTTTTCTGATTACACTTTCTGGAAAAGATGTGTGATGTACCCTTGAAGTTTAGAATTGGAGGCTCTGGTTACCATCCCTGACAGTAGTTAATCAATGCatactgttttttatttgctCCTCAGGTATGGTTGGATCCTAGAGGACACAGACTCTTGGGATGCTCTGTTTCCATGTGTCAGTTGGTAATACATTGAATCTCACAAGACATTTAGGAGACCTGACCCTCAAAGGGACAAGTGGTCTTCAAGGTTGAAGTATAAGAAGGGAAATCAATGGCAGGCTGTGGTTGCATCTCTTAAAACTCTCtgacttttctcttttgaatGTTACATGGGCCTGCCACCAAGAAGCACCATTTACCTGGCATTCTTCATTGTCCCAGCACAGCATCAACTCAAAGTTACTATATTTACTGCTTCAGGACACATCCTGGTGGGCTCAGGGACAGTCACTCATATTGTATTGCAATCCTTACCAGGAGTCATTCAGAATTAAAAGGAGTTGGAAACCTGAAGaacactttgacatcagacatggagatgtagaATTATAGTTTTCCCTGCCAGTGTTAGTTCCTCTTTAGGTAGagtatttcctcactataatctctttctttgcctttgtaatggtaatgtatatcctgtgccattgtatgttggaagaaTTTGATCTGCTTTTAAGCTTAATTTTTCAAGGGGTTACAGTTAAGACATTGACACAATGAAAGCTCtgctgggtatattagtctgggcttgcatccatggccTCTTAGTGTAAGCAATAGctgagagggtgcccgaactggccttgccctatagtcagactgatgattatcttaaatatcaccatagaatcgttgtccaacaacagatggaaacagaggcagagaaccacaatggagcacttgactgagctttcaaggtccatttgaagagtgaaaggagtgagaatatgagcaaggaggtcaagaccatgagggatttacctactgagacagtttgcctgagctaatgggagctcaccgattccaactggactgggagtgaataaGAATgagatcaaactagtccctctgaatgtgggtaacagttggggcagactgagggggcaCTGACAGTGGTACTGGGaattatctctactgcatgtactggctttctgggatccTATTTTCtgtggatgtataccttgctcaacctagatatagtagggaaggccttggacttgccacaaGGCAGGGTGCCTTTTCCTTTCTTAGAAttagagggggaggaggggaagatatgtggagagagtggaaggaggggagggagtgggaatttggattggtattttttaataaaataataataataataatgatacaaGTATTAGAGATTTTGAacattgtacttttttttaattgagctctacatttttctctgccccccctctgcctcccctccccttcaaccctctcccaaggtccccatgctcccaatttcctcaggagatcttgtctttttctactacccatgtagattagatctatgtatgtctctcttagtgtcctcattgttgtctaagttctctgggattgtgatttgtaagctggtttcctttgctttatgattaaaatccacttatgagtgagtacatgtgataattgtctttctggatctggattacctcactcaaaatgatgttttctagctcaatccatttgcttgcaaaattcaagattgtgtaaatgtaccacattttacttattcattctttggtcgagggacattttttccaggttctggctttgacaaacaaagcttgctatgaacatagttgagcacatgtccttgtagtatgattaagcatcctttggatatatacccaaaagttgtattactgagtcttgaagaaggttgtttcctaattttctgagaaattgtcacactgacatccaaaggggttgtaccaacttgcattcccaccagcaatacaggagtgttccctttacaccacaatgtctccagcataaattgtcatcagtgtttttgatcttagacattcttggaggtggaagatggaatctcagagttgttttgatttgcatttctctaatgactaaggatgttgagcatttctttaagtatctttcagccattttagatttttttgttgacagttctctgtttaggtttgtactccattttttggaTTATTGAAtattggacttttaaacagtgttgagactctTACAGactacagaatatttttaatttggattgAATGCATTTCTGCATTCTGATGTGGCTATAAGTCTATGGTTCCAGGGAGGGGAATGGGGTGATATGGAAGAGTATATCTCTCCCACAAGCTCACAGATTTGAGTGCTTGTTCCCTAGTCAATGAAACTATCTGAAGGGATTAGGAGGTATAGCTTTGATTGAAGAAATACATCACTAAGAgttggttttgaggtttcaaaagcacatACCAAGTCCAGTGTCATTCTCTTTTCGTACTGCTTGCAGATTCAAATGTGAGACTCTCAGTTACTTATCTAGtagcatgcctgcctgcctttatACTGctgtgctccctgtcatgataaCAATGGGCAATGTCCCTGAAACTGTAAGACCCAATTAAATATCTTCCTTTATAGGTGTCTAAAAGTAGCTTACGCTGTTCTTTCTTGACCTGAGACATCCCCAGTCTTTACCACTTTCAATGTCACTGAGAAGTCAAATTGAGTTCATAGTGAAGGTAAGAGATCCTGTATATGTATCTGTTCCGAGACTAGAATCAGCTTTGCATGACTCTCAAACATTAACTAAGCCAGTTAAATTCTATTAACACATTTACCTTTAAAGACATCCATTAATAATGGATTGTAGAATCTGAGAAGGAAGGAATGGCAAGAACTCCTTCCTCCTCATACACCATCTCTGCAGCTAAACATAGAAGATCAAATTCAGTCGGGGGATGGAGGTGCacggttttaatcccagcacttaggaggcagaggcaggcagatctttgtgagttcgaggccagcctggtctacaaaaagctagttccaggacaggctccaaaagctacagagaaaccctgtctagaaacaaacaaacaaacaaacaaagaccaaATTCACACTGTAGTCTGAATTTCCATGCAAACTTCTAGAAGCATTCACTCTTTTTTTGCTCTCTTCAATTGTGTAACCTGTTCTTCAGACTCTAATAATACCACTAAGACCCTTCCATTGTGTAACCTATTCTTAAGACTCTAATAATACCACTAAGACCCTTCAATTGTGTAACCTATTCTTCAGACTCTAATAATACCACTAAGACCCTTCAATTGTGTAGCCTGTTCttcagactttatttttttaatataaactgattggcctagtagctcagacttattaactcttataacttatattagcccattattcttctctatgttagccacatggctcagtaccttatgtGGCGatgcaatcacatcttgcttcttctgtaatACCACTAAGACCCTCATTTGGCAGGATGTATGAGCTGTGGGGACAAAATGGTCAGAATACAAGCAGACAACTGAATGACCTTACATCAGGAAATTACAGTGAACCCTAGCTTGCAAAGGTCTACAGATGAACTTCCATCACTCTGTCCCAGTAGCCAATGATTCTGGACCTTGGGTCATGTACTCTCTGAGCCCTCAGAGATAGATAAAAATCATCAGGAAAGATCTAGTCAACAGGAAAGAAGCTTTGGGCCAAAACAGTCAAATCCTCCTGAGTCACATCTATCCAGGGCCTCCTAAGAGATGTAAGGGGGACCTGTTCCCTTTTTCTGCCTCATGTCTCTACCTTCCTTACACTCTTTCACTTCCTTATCTTCCTCATTAAAACATACTTTGTCCATTAAAAACgaaatagagaaaaaatactCAGCAGAGTTAAGCCCTTATATTGTTCATGAATAAGCTATAGGGAACATCCTCACAGTCTAAAACCCTGACGAGGCTCCATGGGCTCTTCAGTGCTTCAGAAGCATCAGTGCTGCTCTGACTCCTTAGAGGCAACGAAACATTTCATCTGTAAGGGCAAAGAAGCTATTCCTAGCACCAGCGATAATGCTCAAGTACCAAAATTACACCATCTTCATTGCAGAGTACTCAGGCATATGGGCTGTAGGTACTAGGCCATTAGGGTGTCCACACCATTGTCTTTTGAATATAGTCAACTTATCCACACCAGCATTCCTTATAATGTCATGTTAATATAAAAGATGCACAGAGTATTATCATGATAATATAAGAGTTACCAAGCGGGGACCAATTGTTGTGCAGAGATGCTGCTGCGTGATTCCACTGGTGAATCTCCTCCAGTGAGAACACTTTGGGAGATTGCAAGACTGATCTCCATTTGCCATTAAAGTCCTTCATTCATGGTAAGCTGGGAAGTTGTTTGAGTTTCAGTACATCCTTGTGAGCTAGGGCTGCTAGGTCGGACTGTGTGGGCCCAGCCACCGTGCTGTCTTCATGTCATGGGAGCACAGCAGTGTCATCCTGCAGACCATTTCCATATTTCCATGTTTTTAATCCTTCCATCAGGCAATAGTTTTACACTATTTAAATTCACTACTTCAGGCTGGTTTTCTGTCACATCAGGACAACCTTAGACATACCTCATTAGCATCTCATAGATATGTCCTCGGCTAGGCTCATATCTGAGCTCCTTGGTGTACCTGGAGCTTGCTTATGATGCCTGGTTCTCCCCAGAGGTGCCTAGTGCAAACTTCTATCTCACATAAACTGCATTATTTCTAGTCATTCACAATGGTTTCTaagttaattaaatatatttaagccTTATTCCTTACATGTATGGAATCAGAATGCCAAGCTGTATGTTAGGGCAATGTATGTTCCTTCCTAGACACACTCTTAACTTTCCTTCATGATTCCTTCACTCATTgcttcacacacagacaa harbors:
- the LOC119816955 gene encoding cathepsin Q-like isoform X1, which translates into the protein MTPTIFLVILCLGVRSRVSAHDPSLDAEWEEWKILYEKSYSLEEEPLRRTVWEKNMNMIKLHNGENGLGKNGYTMKMNAFGDMTDEEFKKMVVAFPMQTQERGKGIWKRSLSGLPKFVDWRKEGYVTPVRHQGNCGSCWAFAATGAIEGQMYKKTGKLIPLSVQNLVDCSKPHGNNGCAWGHIYAAFRYVLHNGGVEAEATYPYKGKGGPCRYNPQNVAAKIREYVALPKDEDVLMDAVATKGPIATAMHVHKSFSFYNEGIYHEPNCTRKGNHGVLVVGYGFEGNETDGNNYWLIKNSWGKKWGMKGYMKIAKDRNNHCGIASYAHYPLV
- the LOC119816955 gene encoding cathepsin Q-like isoform X2: MTPTIFLVILCLGVRSRVSAHDPSLDAEWEEWKILYEKSYSLEEPLRRTVWEKNMNMIKLHNGENGLGKNGYTMKMNAFGDMTDEEFKKMVVAFPMQTQERGKGIWKRSLSGLPKFVDWRKEGYVTPVRHQGNCGSCWAFAATGAIEGQMYKKTGKLIPLSVQNLVDCSKPHGNNGCAWGHIYAAFRYVLHNGGVEAEATYPYKGKGGPCRYNPQNVAAKIREYVALPKDEDVLMDAVATKGPIATAMHVHKSFSFYNEGIYHEPNCTRKGNHGVLVVGYGFEGNETDGNNYWLIKNSWGKKWGMKGYMKIAKDRNNHCGIASYAHYPLV